TAATTATTATTGTCGGATTGACGTGACAGTTTATGTGACTTTTTTCGAAACTGTAGTAAAAACTGTAATACCACAACattttaggctttgtttggcaaaacccttcttttcctttgttacatgcacaatttccaaaaaaaaaataaacatcaaaacatttcaacttttttcactttttattactattcaaataaaataataattacaaaacaaaaccttttcattttttcacatttttataccaaacattcttactttattttttttatttttttattttttttaacatcaatCTACATAGACTATATATCTAAGGAGaaggctttgccaaacaaagccttagtTTTACTAAACTGACCTTGCTTGCTCATAGGAAGCCCCAAAGCCAGCTGCAGCACCTGCTGCTACAAGTTCATAAGAGCCGTTTAGGTCGTACAAGTTATATCCATGAGCCTGAAAAAGTTTGCCCCGTTAACTTAAAACCaccttttccaaaaaaacatattttccGTGGAAACAAACAGAATTTAAGACTAACCAGTATAAGTTGTCTTGAGCCGGTCCCAAGACGCAAGTAGCAAAAGCTTTCTCTATCAATTGTACTAGCCGCAACGGTCAAAATCCAAGGAACTGCATTCTCAACATTCCCACTCCCAGCATTCCCATTATTCCCAGCAGAAGCGGAAACAAGAATTCCATTTTTAAAAGCATTGAGAGATCCAATGAGAAAGCAGTCTTCCAGGTACCCTTTTGCCGGATGACCCGACCCAATTGAAATGGTAATGATATCGACACCATCATGAATTGCATCGTCAAAAGCTTTAAGGATGTCGGCGCAACTACACTTGTTGTGCCAGCAAACCTTGTACACGGCTAGCCGAGCACGAGGGGCTCCACCTTTTGCCGTGTGGCTGTCCCATTTTCTTACGTTGGCCAGATTCACTTCTGATCCAACGGCTGTTGAAGCCGTGTGAGTGCCATGCCCAAAATCGTCTCTGGGTGATCGGTATATTGTTCCTGGTGCAAAATTCTCAGGTGGGCCAGAATCTGCCATAAACCCATCGAGGTAGAAACGGGCACCAATTAATTTCCTGCATAATCATATCAAATTTTGTATTACAAAACTGTTCAACTCTTAGCTACAACTTTTAGcgtatatttaaatattttacgtgttgagCAGCGTCGGTGTTGAATAGCATCGACTGTCGACGCTGCTCAACACgtcaaatatttaaatagagaaATTTCCATTAATATCTAAAACTTACATGTATTTAACAAAGCACATGcagttgaaaaataagaaaagattaCAATCGTGAacttaatattttcaaaaacaacaTTACTctagctatttttttttttttttttcagtttctaTAATTACCTGTTACAATTGGCCTTTTCGAACCCAGGTCCTGTAACACAATCTCCTCTAAAATGCTCTGGCACGGGACCTAATTCGTGTGGGTCGAAGCTCAAGGCCTCGGGCCAAACACCTGTAGATTGATGAATATTATCATTCAGTTAataacatattaaattatactaataaaaagattaattatttaattaatattctaacaaataaaTTATGACGAACAATTATTTTGATCTTCGATcgatgagaaagaaaaaaaaaagaagggaactTAATTACCACTATCAATATGGCCAACTATGACATCCTGATTTGTTCTTTTACTGAATTTACGAAATCGGCCGTCAATATTATAACCCAAACCATTGCTTTCCATAAAGTCCCATGACCTTGTCGTATGAAGATGATGAATGGTGCTCTCAAAAACTGAAACAACTGATTCTTTTtctgtaaaaacaaaaacacctcttatatatatatatatatatatatatatatatatataccagttAATTTATACATACCTAATACCGTAGCAGCTTGTTCTGGTGTAAGCCTAGCTGAAAAACCTCTGAAAGTCTTACTGTAATGATGAACCATTGCCTTTTGTGCTGCATCAATACTGAaagggacatatatatatatatagtattcaTATTAGGAACAAgtctgcaatatatatatatagagctgCTTAGGTCTAAGAGATTACCTGCCAACAATTGCAGAAAGGATTTCATGGTTGGATTTGATGAGGCTATCAGAGTCTGGATATGAATGCTCGCTATCAGAGTCTGGATATGAATGCTCACCCATGTACACGATATAGTGCTTGAACATATAACaatgtatatataaatcaatataGTCAGTGTCATAACTCATAAcatgttattttcattttcaaatcgcaggcgttttttaaagattaaactat
Above is a genomic segment from Corylus avellana chromosome ca9, CavTom2PMs-1.0 containing:
- the LOC132191687 gene encoding subtilisin-like serine-protease S, which encodes MGEHSYPDSDSEHSYPDSDSLIKSNHEILSAIVGSIDAAQKAMVHHYSKTFRGFSARLTPEQAATVLVFESTIHHLHTTRSWDFMESNGLGYNIDGRFRKFSKRTNQDVIVGHIDSGVWPEALSFDPHELGPVPEHFRGDCVTGPGFEKANCNRKLIGARFYLDGFMADSGPPENFAPGTIYRSPRDDFGHGTHTASTAVGSEVNLANVRKWDSHTAKGGAPRARLAVYKVCWHNKCSCADILKAFDDAIHDGVDIITISIGSGHPAKGYLEDCFLIGSLNAFKNGILVSASAGNNGNAGSGNVENAVPWILTVAASTIDRESFCYLRLGTGSRQLILAHGYNLYDLNGSYELVAAGAAAGFGASYEQASYCNRGTLNPSVVGGKIVVCRLQSLSDNAGDKSTVVKEQGGVGMVLVAIGAADTLIYKFDIPTSIITNEDEASRLDMYMRSTMQTVASIFSNRDKVNTKSNPQMASFSSKGPNSLTSDIIKPDITAPGVNILAAWPPSENEGVDAIIYKMDSGTSMACPHASGVAATLKSVHRNWSPAAIKSAIMTTALMKDNTEQAIKSSNGYDATPMDFGSGHLNPDSTLDPGLVYDFDNDNLIDFLCSQNLNEIQLQNMFGKQVACKYPPVAAYNLNYPSIGIGYMAGPVSVYRTLTFVGNSEDPKVYRVSIESPPWVRVTVVPDTLDFSYSNKLNFKVDFVPSKVTGYGYGGITWSDGQSHFVNSPIFVNVV